The Thermodesulfovibrionales bacterium DNA segment AAGAGGCCGCTGTTTACGGAAAAGGGAGCGATGCTCAAGGAAGGGGAGAATAAGGTCCTTGTTGAGGTCGCAATCGGGGCCAACAAGCTCGATATCAAGAAGGCCGTTGAGGAAATTTTCAAGGTGAAGGTCGAAAAGGTTGCGACCGTCACTACGGACGGGAAATGGAAGAGGTACGGTAAGTCTATCGGTAAGAGACCGGACAGAAAGAAAGCTATCATAACCCTGAAGAAGGGCGAAAAACTTGATTTCATCGAGGGTGCATAATGGCA contains these protein-coding regions:
- the rplW gene encoding 50S ribosomal protein L23, which produces MKSIYTVIKRPLFTEKGAMLKEGENKVLVEVAIGANKLDIKKAVEEIFKVKVEKVATVTTDGKWKRYGKSIGKRPDRKKAIITLKKGEKLDFIEGA